The window GGCCCAGAAGAAAATCCGGCACCGCCAGCAAAGCTAGCAACCCGGAATCGACAAAACCCAAAAGAGGGGATTGAAATCTCCAACCCTAACACTAAGCCTAGGCTGAGATAGACAAACCTCACCGAGAGGTCGCAGGAGCACACACCACAGAGGGCGCCGTCTCTGGAGAAGGTCCCTTGGAGGAGCAAGAACACCGCTGTGGCCATAGGAACACCCGGCGAGCTTATTCGTTCTACCACCGTCGTCGTCGACAGTGAGGAAAGCGGAGACCTAGGTACTAAAATACCTAATCTATTCACAACCGCACGACGATTCGCCGCTCCTCTTCCATCTCCGGCGCCGTACAGGTCACCAGAGAGGGAAGGGACCGGCTGAATCGCCGCCGGCAACACAAATCGCCTCCCTGTTGCCCTTGTGTCCTGTAGCGAGAGGATAAGGGCGGAAGGAGCGCTTTTGACGCCGAAAGGAGCGACTAGTAGGGATGGAAACGGTAAGAAAACAGAAAAATGGATATCCGAAAATATTCGAGATATCCGAATTCGTATCCGTGCGAATCCAATCCGTTTCCATCCTAAGGGATGGAAATTGGAAGGAAACACAAATATAGTTATCTGAGATATCCGAATCCGTATCCGTACGAATCCGATTTGTTTCCATCCTTAGCGACCCATCACCCAGGGGTACATCACTGTTATTTTCCAGATAGTCCTCCAAAGACTGAGTAATCACGTATGAAGACATGTGGGTGACGGGCTTGGTCGATTCACGGTTAGTCCTTTGTCAGTTGTCACCCAAAAATGATTTACGATACATAGAAACGACAAGGAGTAGGAGCTATATCCCAAATGAGTCTTTAGCTTTTTTTAAGAGAAAAATTTAAGACTATCTAATTTTATCAAACTTTTAGCAAATGGAAGCCTAGTGTGTAAAGAAACATAGAGAGGTTACTAATATATTAAAAACCCATACAAACATGATATCCTCAAGAGAGCAACCTAAAAACCAAAAGCATACACAttagtttttgtagaaaaggTTGTACATGTACATCTACATCCGTTAACCAAAAACAATATTGAGAATGCATATGCAACCTAAATTAGCATGCAAACCATACTTTCATAATGTTGACATAATTTTACCCAAGAAATCTTACGATATATTGATAGAAAAACTCATATATTTTTAACTTTGTACAAAAACCTATATTTATGGACATCATAATATTTAATAGTTTCTTTGAAAGATACTTTTAATATTGTAGATCTTCCTAAAATATTAATCTTTTTTTAAAGCACTCAGAAGCACTGGAGAGTCATGTAAGATTTTAGGCGCCCACGCTGACCGAACTCAACGCAGACGGAACTATCCGAGTAGTCTCGAAACACGCCCACTGAGTAGACTCACGCGCACACAGACCCATACTCACACCCACACGCACCCACCTTGCTACACCCAAATTGGTTCCCGATGGGAATCGAACCTGGGTGGGTAGCGCTCCACTGCTACCACTGAGCCAGAGGCTCGTTCGCAAGATATTAATCTTTACACACTAAAAAAAGTGTCAGCCACTGTATCAGCATTTTAACATatattttatttgtatttgtggAGCACAAAAAAACAAAGTTTTCACAAAATATCTTTGGATCATAGCTCATATTATCAGCCCAAACGAGGGTTTACATGTAAAAACCGCACCACCTAGAACTCTAAGCAGAGAAAATATCCAAACaactccctatatagctagtggGTAGTGGGGAGAACCGAGAAGCCCGAAGCAACCAATCCAAACAAGCAAGGAATCCCCAATGGCTCatcgcgtcctcctcctcctctccctcgccgcggcggccgcggtcgtcaccgccgccgtcgacgccgagGACCCCCTGATCCGTCAGGTGGTGCCCGGCGGCGACGACAACGACCTGGAGCTGAACGCGGAGTCCCACTTCTTGAGCTTCGTGCAGCGCTTCGGCAAGTCCTACAAGGACGCCGACGAGCACGCGTACCGGCTGTCCGTGTTCAAGTCCAAcctgcgccgcgcgcgccgccaccagctGCTGGACCCGTCGGCGGAGCACGGCATCACCAAGTTCTCCGACCTGACCCCGGCCGAGTTCCGCCGGACCTACCTCGGCCTCCGCAAGTCCCGGCGCGCGCTCCTCAGGGAGCTCGGGGGCTCGGCGCACGAGGCGCCCGTGCTCCCCACCGACGGCCTCCCCGAGGACTTCGACTGGAGGGACCACGGCGCCGTCGGCCCCGTCAAGAACCAGGTCGGTTTCACCGGAATCCGTTGACCATGGATCCGCCGATCGGAGCCGTTCTTTTGATGGTTTCGTGATTGATTTGATCTAGTACTTCGCGTGGAAGCGATTTGTTAATTTGTTTTTGTTGATGTCTTAGAGCATGTTTTATAATTTCGCCCGCTCGTCGCCGGTTGCGGGCTGCAAGGCGCGAGGCAGAGGAATGGGTCCCGCAGCTCTTCAATGCGTAGATGCTTGCTCATCCAATCGCGTCGCGCGAGGCGCGTTTTCGCCGACCGCGGCCGGCGCGTAGCTACGCGCCCGTTCCCTCTTCTCTCTCCGTTTCTCTCCCCTCCACGTTGGATCTCGCCCGCATCTCGCCtcttataatacttgctcttagggTTCATGCGGGTCGTGCTGGTCGTTCAGCGCGTCGGGAGCGCTGGAGGGTGCGCACTACCTCGCCACCGGCAAGCTGGAGGTGCTCTCCGAGCAGCAGTTTGTCGACTGCGACCATGAGGTGAGATACTTCTTCCCTTGCGTACTTCCACAATTTCCTACtatttcgtctttttttttgtcattgGTTGATAGGTGCTGCAGCCTGCAAGGAAGGTTGGATTCTTGCGGTCTTTTGTCAATGTTTTGGCAGCTGGTGTGATgttcttttcccatttttcaACCTATCTGAATGGGCAGCAGCGCACATATCTTGAGCGGGGAAAAGGGGGGACTTGGGAGGACAACCTAGTGCCAAAATTTGATGAGAAAATTTAAACGTGAAATTGGCAGATAAAAGAGTGGTTAAAGATTGAGATGTTACTCCTTTATAATTTAACTGAAAGTGTTTTGATTGTTATTAAAGGTAGTCTAGACAGCTGAAGTTGTTGGCTTAGTTGAGTTGATGGATAAGAAGATAAGAAATGTTAGGTAGAGTGATGTATATGCCGATGGCATAGTCAGGTAGGCTTGACCTTGGAGCGTATTGCGTTTGACATGTGGATACTAAGCTCTTTTGGTCATCCCGAGTGAgctcagaaagatgatgagctTGGAAAGCCATGTGGAATTTGACTTAATAAATTTCTGACtgaagaattcaaaaataataaaCCAGGAAATTTTTGGGCTTAAGTTGACCAAAAGCATTGCCAGACATATCACAAATCCTACTGTTTGACATTTCATTTCTCATGGGTCAGCTACTCTTCATTATGAAGTTTATTCTTAATTAGGTGGCTTACAAAGTATTCCCTTGCTCCTATGGCATGCCTGCAAGCGTGCAAGCGAGTCCCAACTTGGTAATAATCAGCCTCATTCAGGCTGCATAAGGGAACTTTGATATGACCATCATAGATTATGTTGCTTGAACTGTCTATTGTTTTCAGAGTATACATAGACTATTTGTATGTTCACCCAGTAAGAAGTAATTTTGTCTTCATACAGCAAATATAACCATCATTCATTCAACATAATGAATTCTCATTTGGCAACATGCCCGTGTTACCGTTTATgttgtgcgatttcagcgcgactagacaggaggagggagatgttagtctagatgggcaagtggtggcctAGAAGGATGCTTTTCGGTACTTAGGATTGGTGCTACAAAAAGATggtgacattgatgaagatgttaggcatagaatttcagctggctggttgaaatggcgtcaagcttctggCGTCCTATGTGACAGGAGGGTgcgtgccacaaaagctaaaaggcaagttctataggacagcgattCGCCCGACGATGTTATATGGTgcggaatgttggcctacaaaaaggcacATGTCCAGCAACGGAGTGTaacagagatgcggatgttgcggtggttttgcgggcacacaaggagggatagagtcggGAACGAAgatattcgggatagggtcggggtggcaccaattgaggagaaacttacccaacatcggttgagatggtttggacatccAACGGAGGCCTCTTGATGTGCCagtgcgtagtggggttctaGAGAGGGTcaaatgtaaagaggggtaaagGTAGACCTAAAGTGACTTGGGATGAGTCAGTTGAGAGAGACTTTAAGGTTTGGAATATCtttaaagagatagctttggataggagcgcttggaaactagctatcaatgtgcctgaaccgtgacctttgtttcttttgggtttcatctctagcctaccccaacttgcttggggaaaaaattatgttgttgttgttgttgttgttgttgttgtatgggATATGGTTTTGCTAGTGTTCATTAGTGATGAGTTGCAATGCTAAAGTTGTGAGTTGTTTCACATATGTTTGTTGAGTTTTCATGGTAGAAACTGTGTAAATTGAATTTGCTGCTGTTTGTGGATTCATTAATACCTCAACCCACTATCCTCCATTCCTACTGTAAATCCTGCAGTGTGATTCATCAATCTTTCAACTCACTATCCTCCACTCATGGTGTAAATTCTGCAGTGTGATTCATCAGAACCTGATTCATGTGATGCGGGATGCAATGGTGGGCTGATGACCACAGCCTTCAGTTATCTCCAGAAAGCTGGTGGCCTTGAGAGTGAGAAGGATTACCCGTACACTGGGAGAGATGGCAAATGCAATTTTGACAAGTCGAAGATTGTTGCTTCGGTTCAAAACTTCAGTGTTGTCTCTGTGGATGAAGGCCAAATTGCTGCCAACCTTATCAAACATGGTCCACTGGCAAGTAAGTACATGATCTCTCACATTAGTGGGTCTATTGATTGTATTTTAATATGTTATAGAATCATCAACAGCGAACATTGAAATCACTGATGCTGGTCCTCTGTCCCACGCAGTTGGTATCAATGCTGCGTACATGCAGACATACATCGGTGGTGTGTCATGCCCATACATCTGCGGCAGGCACCTTGACCACGGTGTTCTCCTTGTCGGCTACGGTGCAGCTGGTTTCGCCCCCATCCGCCTGAAGGAGAAGCCCTACTGGATCATCAAGAACTCGTGGGGTGAGAACTGGGGCGAGAATGGGTACTACAAGATCTGCAGGGGCTCCAACGCCCGCAACAAGTGTGGCGTCGACTCCATGGTCTCCACGGTGTCCGCTATCCATGCCTCTAAGGAGTAGACTGACGGTAGCCCTCCCTGACAATTTCATATATGCTAGAACTGCGATACCCTGCTAGTATTTATGCTCCATCTGTGTGCTGTTATATATAAGACAGCAAAGATGTGAAGCTGCAATGGGATGCTTGCGGAAGGTTTATGTTTGCTATGCATGCTACACGCTATTTCGATGTAGCAAAGTTATCACCAGATCTGTATACGCTTTTTAATCTGCAGAACTTTTGAATAATTGTGTACATAAATATATGGTGTGCTCTCATACTCCCATCTAAATTGTGTTCTGTTTGGTGCGCTTATGGGTTTGAAATGCAACTTTGTTCAATCGCATTGGGAGATCCATACGACTCAAACTGCCAAGCTGCAGCTGCTTATCAAGTGAGATCCTATAAAGAGGGCATAATGGAAGAGCTGGCCAGCTAATGACAGTCTGTTCTATGCGAATTCATGTTCATATTCGTCTAGGAAAACAAATATTCCTTTCattcaaacaaaaaagaaaaacaaatacTCCTTTCATTCaaacaaaaaaggaaaacaaataaAGTTGTGGTTTTGATCCCTGTTCGATTCGTATTTGATCCTTTTTCACCCCTAAAACCATTTGAGAATAATCTCTGGGGCCAACCATTCGTCGTAACTTTTTCCATCTCTGCTGATATTGTTGATCTGTAGTTTTGGACCCTGTAAGTCACAATTGGACCTACATACACGAGTTTGTTCAGTCAGGCCTATATTATAATTTATATAGCCAAGGAAAAAACTCGCCTGTTTGTTCAAATCATCATAGCCATATATATTCACATTTATATCTATGACTAATACTCATACCTGTATACACTTTCTTCTGTCCCTAGCTGAGGTCACCAAGAGCCACAAGTGTCAATTAACCTG is drawn from Panicum virgatum strain AP13 chromosome 1N, P.virgatum_v5, whole genome shotgun sequence and contains these coding sequences:
- the LOC120655703 gene encoding cysteine proteinase 1-like, which codes for MAHRVLLLLSLAAAAAVVTAAVDAEDPLIRQVVPGGDDNDLELNAESHFLSFVQRFGKSYKDADEHAYRLSVFKSNLRRARRHQLLDPSAEHGITKFSDLTPAEFRRTYLGLRKSRRALLRELGGSAHEAPVLPTDGLPEDFDWRDHGAVGPVKNQGSCGSCWSFSASGALEGAHYLATGKLEVLSEQQFVDCDHECDSSEPDSCDAGCNGGLMTTAFSYLQKAGGLESEKDYPYTGRDGKCNFDKSKIVASVQNFSVVSVDEGQIAANLIKHGPLAIGINAAYMQTYIGGVSCPYICGRHLDHGVLLVGYGAAGFAPIRLKEKPYWIIKNSWGENWGENGYYKICRGSNARNKCGVDSMVSTVSAIHASKE